From a region of the Odontesthes bonariensis isolate fOdoBon6 chromosome 4, fOdoBon6.hap1, whole genome shotgun sequence genome:
- the polq gene encoding DNA polymerase theta, producing the protein MTSGPPKKKCYMGQHQIKGKKSIRGNDEPPDGDRLLQDTRYLSDKTSKLQNISSDGSIAKGAGLQPGESSLALDEEMLQCLEAADPAKAACSTTLNRHAQKEPGSAAAFAPPRPLVSSAHEKKENDLVQTRDGASPQPTNGRPSGGPSCQEGDCGRNGDCKRPGWRTDCRDLAQKLLFSEDSGDVNHPQDQENFHSKPASVSTKPLPCQKAVSSSMQTHRRKSSPPSNNKCQSSTDAADPPLDVSRDYILFSPTRLAAAAKKAKLQRSLQNQSASVLTVPTGLELSTLSDTLPQPGTAFCAPVEQAEKLLLSSWGLPKPVLERYQKHGVTHMFEWQAQCLTVGKVLQGGNLVYSAPTSAGKTLVSELLMLKRVLETKRKALFILPFVSVAKEKMHYLQSVFEEAGVRVEGYMGSTSAAGGFKTLDVAVCTIEKANSLINRLIEEDSMGLLGMVVVDELHMVGDSGRGYLLELLLTKIRYIAQKRSTTGSLSEGVQVIGMSATLPNLSLLASWLGAELYQTDYRPVPLHEHLKVGTNIYDKSLSEVRQFTPSLHVKGDDDHIVSLSYETVREGHSVLLFCPSKNWCEKLSDSIARAFYNLRHTDRQGQAEPQPVCLNQEGLADVTAQLRRTPAGLDPILQRTVPWGVAFHHAGLTFDERDVLEGAFRQGLVKVLAATSTLSSGVNLPARRVIIRTPTFNGHLLDPLTYKQMAGRAGRKGVDTTGESVLVCKQAERQKGISLLKGALQPISSCLVRREGEGVTTSMLRAILEIIVGGVASTPQDVGLYASCSLLAASLKCDGKKESNEETNRGAIEACVEWLMENEFISILKEGQDERYCPTQLGAATLSSSLSPPEALGIFADLQRAMKGFVLENDLHILYLITPLYAEWTTIDWYQFFCLWEQLPSSMKRVAEMVGVQEGFLARSVSGKLVAKTEKQRRQMAIHKRFFTTLVLQDLVNEVPLGNVASKYNCNRGQLQSLQQSASTYAGMVTVFCKRLGWHNMELLLSQYQTRLSFGVQRELVDLVRVSLLNATRARALYAQGLCTVAELARATVADVEKALRNAVPFKSSKRAVDESEMEAAERRKLRCVWVTGGRALTEEEAAVEIVSEARLLLQEDLAQLGVQWEPAAFPPGALPVCSPDDRPSRDSDSSSDFQLSTHDVQKDGSEGHQKRRRRKSGVTDKYSEKDVNNAKKMDEGKRGQEGDARNEDTAEPEISQTEGQVPVERAKEKRKMEAKKSEHNSTENREEKPENKGSEQEGETSKGSTSIRPKNQLNQPAAEKSLTQELAEIVSSPLPQPLPQPLPQPLPQPLPQPLPQPSPSPAPPPRFRALISRHEQQQSVSASTTEGLTRLATSSLQPGRLKHSRALSKVLQSIQTDKSPQDDVRAAETSYSKPTVISSVQTAAPLSQVHTNSILGPVQRNPHALSATTQTDMADSPLSVSPASVPLFSPEAKRRRVDAAEVDKFSSPELYAGDKTDEDEGQVNVGEESFGDSFELDTQTERIIVQQAYGCRVQSDGGAAQLVELQEVREEERVGAAVETVGNLDERKSDGEGSNTTSPRFNISLTDSQMALILNTSHQLSPAPVSRYEVDGDKNEDALDDQHPEANQAASESPNRSSSFLFDSMCDSPVGAALKPHQVPDLPDEEESASQEVRVECLLPVTHQRRHSELLANQEAEEQEAIQWGESSFNLSEWGDSLLVGEHFLERRSLLRHTERTEREQEVQQPNIDCQNERAEEKDVDPGERNEMIHEEGETAKEAERKRNEEKEEEIDAVFSDNAVLRHSPVRNAPESAFYCSPGLQEIFDRWPSMTDQPGPTAYQTQAAATNTADAPPLPQPAIQQVRKRKKSQQHDAAKNDSQKGKENVTERPGSACDLIPPTQETPSVTPRVKRATSFVQSTVTTRPLGQSTPSNPSREESANIKCPTSHTGNNVSASDSKNEANVLPKKELKSVPRLSSNTKPLLHSSKERSHPTECASPPSPQPKPPSDTESPETLEGFTLQLSQDASLCSSNSETFSIIDVASNRRLFDTFIKEWKTKKRYSVALACEEKHRQQPEAEIGGKHKRASAAPQKLNMAEGFPVRDNRGLVLIGLSVCWEARDAYYISLQHEQSKGLSASLAPPALDQDLPVGERLEQVKVCLSRQSAAHEVRAVVAYDIIEVYKTLVLSCGISLEGRCEDPKVACWLLDPGSEERTLPNMVTVYCPEELPLLDGLGNAHSHCPRVRAATKSVLIHAAMIHLTGLLEKDGTLDLFRRIEMPSQVCLALLELNGLGFSVEECERQKHVMQAKLSALESEAYRLAGHSFSLTSVDDIAQVLFLELHLPPNGDVGEPSSKKTLGYTRRGGGRIRLGKQFSTTKDVLEKLRPLHPLPGIILEWRRITNALTKVVFPLQREKQYHSVLEMDRIYPTAQTHTATGRVSFTEPNIQNVPKDFEICMPTVVGESPPSQSSFRRTNKPGKRRSSVLPTVTAETSEQGPSFSVSMRHAFIPFSGGMILAADYSQLELRVLAHLSKDQRLLQVLNGGADVFRCIAAEWKSVDPESVQDSLRQQAKQICYGIIYGMGAKSLGEQMGVEENDAACYIESFKARYKGINAFLKQTVKKCMKDGYVQTLMGRRRYLAGITSTNTHIKAHAERQAVNTTVQGSAADIVKLATVNIQKRLRKTYPAAPLSHQHTHTAQSRRRAAAAPQLRGAYFVLQLHDELIYEAAEQDLIQVAQIVKREMESAVKLYVKLKAKVKVGTSWGNLQDLDV; encoded by the exons ATGACCTCGGgtcctccaaaaaaaaaatgttacatgGGACAGCACCAgatcaaagggaaaaaaag CATCCGAGGTAATGATGAGCCACCCGACGGAGACAGACTGTTGCAGGACACACGCTATCTGTCAGACAAAACAAGCAAATTGCAGAACATAAGCAGCGATGGCAGCATT GCTAAAGGAGCTGGGTTGCAGCCGGGGGAATCCTCCTTAGCTCTCGATGAAGAGATGCTGCAGTGTTTGGAGGCTGCTGATCCTGCGAAGGCCGCTTGCTCAACAACACTGAACAGACATGCTCAGAAAGAACCGGGTTCAGCAGCTGCCTTTGCTCCTCCTCGACCCCTTGTGTCGAGTGCACATGAAAAAAAGGAGAATGACTTAGTGCAGACGAGGGATGGAGCATCTCCACAGCCCACAAATGGGAGACCCAGTGGAGGCCCTAGTTGTCAGGAGGGAGACTGTGGGCGTAACGGGGATTGTAAGAGACCCGGATGGAGAACTGACTGCAGAGACCTTGCTCAGAAGCTTCTCTTCAGTGAGGACTCTGGGGATGTGAATCATCCTCAGGATCAAGAAAACTTCCATTCAAAACCTGCATCAGTGTCTACCAAGCCTCTGCCTTGTCAGAAAGCTGTCAGCTCCAGCAT GCAGACACACAGAAGAAAGAGCTCTCCTCCTAGCAATAACAAATGTCAGTCAAGTACGGATGCTGCTGACCCACCTCTGGATGTATCCAGGGACTACATCTTGTTCAGCCCCACACGTCTTGCAGCAGCTGCGAAAAAGGCCAAACTCCAGCGATCGCTACAGAATCAATCCGCCTCTGTGCTCACAGTGCCCACTGGCCTGGAGCTCAGCACTCTCAGTGACACTCTACCTCAGCCAG GCACTGCCTTCTGTGCTCCCGTGGAGCAAGCTGAAAAGCTGCTGTTATCCAGCTGGGGTTTACCGAAGCCCGTTCTGGAGCGCTACCAAAAACACGGAGTGACTCATATGTTTGAGTGGCAGGCCCAGTGCCTCACTGTGGGAAAGGTGCTGCAGGGGGGGAACCTGGTGTACTCGG CACCCACCAGTGCCGGCAAAACTCTGGTGTCAGAGCTGCTGATGCTGAAGCGCGTGCTGGAGACCAAAAGGAAAGCTCTCTTCATTCTGCCCTTTGTTTCTGTGGCCAAAGAGAAGATGCACTACCTTCAG AGTGTATTTGAAGAGGCAGGAGTTCGTGTAGAGGGGTACATGGGCAGCACCTCGGCCGCTGGAGGGTTCAAAACACTGGACGTGGCCGTTTGCACCATAGAAAAAGCAAATTCTCTCATTAATAGGCTCATCGAAGAAGATAGCATGGGTCTCTTAG GTATGGTGGTTGTAGATGAGTTGCACATGGTTGGAGATTCTGGAAGAGGATACCTGCTGGAATTGCTCCTGACCAAAATCCGCTACATCGCCCAGAAACGGAGCACCACAGG atctctgtctgagggtgttcAGGTAATCGGCATGAGTGCCACTTTGCCAAACCTCTCACTCCTGGCGAGCTGGTTAGGTGCAGAGCTTTACCAGACAGACTACAGACCTGTGCCCCTGCACGAACATCTTAAAGTTGGCACGAACATCTACGACAAGAGCCTCTCTGAGGTCCGGCAATTCACCCCTTCTCTCCATGTTAAG GGTGATGATGACCACATTGTGAGCTTGAGTTACGAGACGGTCAGAGAGGGCCACTCGGTGCTCCTGTTCTGCCCTTCAAAGAACTGGTGTGAGAAACTGTCGGATTCCATCGCTAGAGCGTTCTATAACCTCAGACACACCG ATCGTCAGGGCCAAGCGGAGCCTCAGCCGGTGTGTCTTAATCAGGAGGGACTAGCAGATGTAACAGCCCAGTTGAGACGAACTCCGGCTGGTTTAGACCCCATCCTGCAGCGCACTGTGCCGTGGGGGGTGGCGTTCCACCATGCTG GTTTGACATTTGATGAGCGCGACGTGTTGGAGGGAGCTTTTCGTCAGGGCTTGGTCAAAGTCCTGGCCGCTACCTCTACCCTCTCTTCAGGGGTTAATCTTCCAGCTCGCAGGGTCATCATCCGAACCCCAACTTTCAATGGACACCTGCTGGACCCGCTCACATACAAACAGATGGCTGGACGGGCAGGGAGAAAAGGAGTGGACACTACAG GTGAAAGTGTGTTGGTGTGTAAGCAGGCAGAGCGCCAGAAAGGTATTAGTCTCCTTAAAGGTGCTCTACAGCCGATCAGCAGCTGCCTGGTGAGAAGGGAAGGTGAAGGTGTCACAACTAGCATGCTACGAGCCATCCTGGAG ATAATCGTTGGCGGTGTGGCCAGCACTCCACAGGATGTGGGGTTGTATGCTTCGTGTTCACTTTTAGCTGCCAGCCTGAAATGTGACGGCAAGAAAGAATCTAATGAAGAGACCAACAGAGGAGCTATTGAGGCCTGTGTTGAATGGCTGATGGAGAATGAATTCATTAGTATTCTGAAGGAAGGGCAAG ATGAGCGCTACTGTCCAACCCAGCTCGGAGCTGCGACCCTTTCTTCGTCCCTCTCTCCTCCAGAGGCTCTGGGAATTTTTGCAGATCTCCAACGGGCCATGAAGGGCTTTGTACTAGAAAATGATTTGCACATTCTCTATCTG ATCACACCACTGTATGCGGAGTGGACTACCATAGACTGGTATCAGTTCTTCTGTTTGTGGGAGCAGCTACCGTCATCGATGAAGAGAGTGGCAGAGATGGTTGGTGTCCAAGAGGGCTTTCTTGCACGATCTGTCAGTGGAAAACTTGTTGCCAAGACAGAAAAGCAGCGTAGACAGATGGCCATTCATAAACG GTTTTTCACCACTCTTGTTCTACAGGATCTGGTGAATGAGGTGCCTTTGGGAAATGTTGCATCTAAATACAACTGCAATCGCGGGCAGCTACAGTCCCTCCAACAGTCTGCTTCCACATACGCAG GTATGGTAACAGTATTCTGCAAGCGTCTGGGCTGGCACAACATGGAGCTGCTGTTGTCGCAGTACCAGACCAGGCTGAGCTTCGGGGTCCAGAGGGAGCTCGTCGACCTGGTCAGAGTGTCCCTTCTGAATGCGACGCGAGCCAGAGCGCTCTACGCCCAGGGTCTCTGCACTGTTGCCGAACTAGCCAGGGCTACTGTTGCTGATGTGGAGAAAGCCTTGCGGAATGCAGTCCCATTTAAAAG TTCTAAGCGTGCTGTGGATGAAAGTGAAATGGAGGCAGCAGAGAGACGAAAGCTCCGCTGCGTGTGGGTGACGGGTGGACGGGCtctaacagaagaagaagcagctgtTGAGATAGTGTCTGAGGCGAGGCTCCTCCTTCAAGAAGACCTGGCTCAGTTAGGAGTTCAGTGGGAACCAGCAGCTTTTCCTCCAGGGGCCCTCCCTGTCTGCAGCCCTGACGATCGTCCCTCGAGGGACTCAGACTCCTCGTCTGACTTTCAACTCAGCACACACGATGTGCAGAAAGACGGCTCTGAAGGGCATCAAAAGAGAAGGCGGAGAAAGAGCGGAGTCACTGACAAGTATAGCGAGAAAGATGTTAACAATGCCAAGAAAATGGATGAAGGGAAAAGAGGGCAAGAAGGAGACGCCAGAAATGAAGACACTGCTGAACCAGAAATCAGCCAAACGGAGGGACAAGTTCCAGTAGAGAgggccaaagaaaaaagaaaaatggaggcAAAAAAATCAGAGCATAACAGCACAGAAAATCGAGAGGAAAAACCCGAAAACAAAGGGTCAGAACAAGAAGGAGAGACGAGTAAAGGAAGCACTTCAATCAGACCAAAGAATCAGTTGAATCAGCCTGCTGCTGAAAAGAGCTTAACGCAGGAGTTGGCTGAGATTGTATCCAGCCCCCTACCTCAGCCGCTACCTCAGCCGCTGCCTCAGCCGCTGCCTCAGCCGCTGCCTCAGCCGCTGCCTCAGCCCTCACCGTCTCCGGCACCACCCCCACGCTTTAGAGCCCTGATATCCCGGCATGAGCAACAACAGAGTGTGTCTGCATCCACAACAGAGGGCCTCACAAGACTCGCTACCTCATCTTTGCAGCCAGGCAGACTAAAGCACTCTAGAGCTTTAAGCAAAGTCCTCCAGTCCATACAAACTGACAAAAGCCCACAAGATGATGTAAGGGCTGCTGAGACATCATACTCAAAACCCACAGTGATTTCCTCTGTCCAAACTGCAGCACCTTTAAGTCAGGTGCATACAAATTCTATTCTTGGCCCTGTGCAAAGAAACCCTCATGCTCTTTCTGCGACTACACAAACAGATATGGCAGACTCTCCGCTGTCCGTCTCTCCTGCCTCGGTTCCCTTATTCTCTCCCGAGGCCAAACGAAGACGGGTTGATGCTGCAGAGGTAGATAAGTTTTCATCACCTGAGCTGTACGCAGGCGATAAAACAGATGAAGATGAGGGACAGGTTAACGTGGGAGAAGAAAGTTTCGGGGACAGCTTTGAACTGGACACTCAGACAGAGAGAATAATCGTTCAACAGGCGTACGGATGCAGGGTTCAGAGTGATGGAGGTGCAGCTCAGTTGGTAGAACTGCAAGAGGTAAGAGAAGAGGAAAGGGTGGGAGCAGCCGTAGAGACAGTGGGAAACCTAGATGAGAGAAAGAGTGACGGTGAAGGCTCGAACACAACATCTCCAAGATTTAATATTTCTCTCACAGATAGCCAGATGGCGCTCATCCTAAACACCAGCCACCAG CTATCCCCTGCTCCAGTTTCTAGATATGAGGTGGATGGAGATAAAAATGAAGACGCGCTCGATGATCAGCACCCTGAGGCTAATCAAGCTGCTTCGGAAAGTCCTAATagaagcagcagcttcctgtttgaCAGCATGTGTGACAGTCCCGTAGGGGCAGCTCTGAAGCCACACCAGGTGCCTGACCTACCAGATGAAGAAGAATCTGCCAGCCAGGAAGTCAGAGTTGAGTGTCTTCTTCCAGTGACCCATCAGAGACGTCACAGCGAGCTTCTTGCCAACCAGGAAGCTGAAGAGCAGGAGGCAATCCAGTGGGGCGAGTCGTCCTTTAACCTGTCGGAGTGGGGTGACTCGCTGTTGGTCGGTGAACACTTTTTGGAGAGACGGAGTCTGTtgagacacacagagagaacTGAAAGGGAGCAGGAGGTGCAGCAACCAAACATAGACTGTCAAAATGAGCGCGCCGAGGAGAAAGATGTCGATCCTGGTGAGAGAAACGAAATGATTCACGAAGAGGGTGAAACTGCAAAAGAGGCAGAGAGGAAACGAAatgaggaaaaagaagaagaaatcgaTGCTGTATTTTCAGATAATGCAGTCCTAAGACATTCGCCTGTGCGAAATGCACCAGAAAGTGCGTTTTATTGCAGTCCAGGTTTACAGGAAATCTTTGACCGGTGGCCGAGTATGACTGACCAACCCGGCCCCACAGCCTATCAAACGCAAGCTGCTGCTACAAACACAGCAGATGCTCCACCGCTACCACAGCCAGCGATACAACAGGTCAGAAAAAGGAAGAAGTCACAACAGCACGATGCTGCGAAGAATGACTCCCAAAAAGGCAAAGAGAATGTAACAGAGAGACCAGGCTCTGCTTGTGACCTCATTCCCCCAACCCAGGAAACGCCATCTGTCACGCCGAGAGTCAAACGGGCCACCTCATTTGTCCAGTCGACTGTCACCACTCGGCCACTCGGACAGTCAACTCCTTCAAACCCCTCTCGAGAGGAATCGGCAAATATAAAATGTCCTACATCTCACACAGGAAACAATGTGTCTGCTTCTGACAGTAAAAATGAGGCAAATGTGCTTCCAAAAAAGGAACTGAAGTCTGTCCCACGCCTAAGTTCAAATACCAAACCATTGCTACACAGTAGCAAGGAGCGCAGTCATCCCACAGAGTGTGCTTCTCCTCCCTCACCCCAGCCCAAGCCTCCCTCTGACACAGAGTCTCCTGAGACTCTTGAAGGCTTCACCCTTCAGTTGTCCCAGGATGCATCGCTCTGTTCTAGCAACTCCGAGACATTCTCCATCATAGACGTGGCAAGCAATAGGCGCCTCTTTGACACTTTCATTAAAGAATGGAAAACAAAGAAGCGATACTCTGTGGCTTTGGCCTGCGAGGAGAAGCACAGACAGCAGCCCGAGGCGGAAATAGGAGGGAAACACAAGAGAG CGTCCGCAGCTCCTCAGAAGCTTAACATGGCTGAAGGTTTTCCAGTGAGAGACAACAGAGGACTTGTTTTGATAGGGCTGTCTGTCTGCTGGGAAGCGAGAGATGCATACTACATATCTCTGCAGCACGAGCAGAGCAAAG GTCTGAGCGCCAGTCTGGCTCCTCCTGCGCTGGACCAGGATTTGCCAGTTGGTGAAAGGCTGGAACAGGTGAAGGTCTGTCTGAGCAGACAATCAGCCGCTCACGAGGTGCGTGCGGTGGTCGCATATGACATCATCGAGGTGTACAAGACGCTAGTACTGAGCTGCGGCATCAGCTTGGAGGGACGTTGTGAAGATCCAAAG GTTGCGTGCTGGCTGCTGGATCCTGGCAGCGAGGAGAGGACTCTTCCCAACATGGTGACTGTCTACTGTCCTGAAGAATTACCTCTGCTGGATGGACTCGGGAATGCGCATTCACACTGCCCTCGTGTCAGGGCAGCAACCAAGAGCGTGCTCATACATGCCGCCATGATCCATCTCACTGGCCTGCTAGAGAAAGATGGCACGCTAG ATTTATTCAGGAGAATAGAGATGCCTTCCCAGGTTTGTCTGGCCCTGTTGGAACTGAATGGACTCGGCTTTAGTGTTGAAGAGTGTGAAAGACAAAAACACGTGATGCAAGCCAAACTGTCAGCGCTGGAATCCGAAGCTTACAGACTGGCTGGACACAGCTTCTCGCTCACCAGCGTCGACGACATAGCACAG GTTTTGTTCTTGGAGCTCCACCTTCCTCCAAATGGTGACGTAGGTGAACCAAGCAGTAAGAAGACTCTGGGCTACACCAGGAGAGGCGGTGGCAGAATACGACTGGGAAAGCAGTTCAGCACCACCAAG GACGTTCTGGAGAAGCTTCGCCCCCTGCACCCGCTGCCAGGTATAATTCTGGAGTGGAGGCGGATCACCAATGCCTTGACGAAAGTGGTGTTCCCCCTGCAGAGGGAGAAGCAATATCACTCTGTACTGGAAATGGACAGGATATACCCCACCGCCCAGACCCACACGGCCACAG GCAGAGTGAGCTTCACTGAGCCCAACATACAGAATGTCCCAAAAGACTTTGAGATTTGCATGCCCACAGTGGTAGGTGAGAGCCCACCTTCACAAAGCAGCTTCCGCAGGACCAACAAACCAGG aaaGAGGAGATCCTCTGTGTTGCCGACGGTTACTGCTGAAACTTCAGAACAGGGCCCATCCTTCTCTGTTAGCATGCGTCATGCTTTCATTCCTTTTTCAG GCGGAATGATATTAGCAGCTGATTACTCCCAGCTGGAGCTGCGAGTGCTGGCTCACCTCTCGAAGGATCAGCGCCTTCTGCAG GTGCTGAATGGAGGAGCAGACGTGTTTCGCTGCATCGCTGCAGAGTGGAAAAGTGTTGACCCAGAGTCGGTGCAGGACAGCCTCAGGCAACAGGCGAAACAG ATTTGCTACGGCATCATCTATGGAATGGGAGCAAAGTCTCTGGGGGAGCAAATGGGTGTGGAGGAGAATGATGCGGCCTGCTACATCGAGAGTTTCAAAGCCAGATACAAAG GGATCAATGCTTTTCTTAAACAGACCGTGAAGAAGTGCATGAAGGATGGCTACGTTCAGACGTTGATGGGCCGTAGGAGATATTTAGCTGGCATCACCAGCACCAATACACACATCAAAGCTCAT GCAGAGCGTCAGGCAGTGAACACAACTGTACAGGGTTCAGCAGCTGACATTGTTAAACTCGCTACTGTAAACATCCAGAAACGGCTACGGAAAACATACCCTGCAGCGCCACTAtctcaccagcacacacacacag CTCAAAGTCGGCGCAGAGCTGCGGCGGCTCCTCAGCTCAGGGGAGCCTACTTTGTCCTGCAGCTGCACGATGAGCTCATCTATGAAGCCGCAGAGCAGGATCTCATACAG GTTGCACAGATAGTAAAGAGGGAGATGGAGTCTGCAGTGAAACTATACGTGAAGCTAAAGGCCAAAGTCAAAGTGGGAACCAGTTGGGGGAACCTGCAGGACCTCGATGTATGa